One Euwallacea fornicatus isolate EFF26 chromosome 14, ASM4011564v1, whole genome shotgun sequence genomic region harbors:
- the LOC136343223 gene encoding UDP-glycosyltransferase UGT5-like, which produces MNFKLYLVFLVVVTNNCANGLKLLLVFPISVKSHYILGNELGKGLARLGNEVTILAPFQDENPPANYTTLLLDNLAKYQPGNNNQKFNAFDMENISPYLQVFYLYTVGFEKIMEAILSHPIVQNLLTSNQTFDAVIVEQFLDDALKGFAHHYNVPLIIFSTIGPNVWINNLVGNPSSPSYIPDMFLNLKGGEMSFYDRAYNFIFSIYQNVMLYQLFYPRQSKVFQKYFLKAPPFEQVQYNVSLVLLNSHECIYEAVPHVPNMIDIGGFHLSALKRLPEDLKEFMDNAEEGVIYFSLGSHSLPSTMPKDKKDIILKVLGARKEKILWKWDEDRLENQPKNVMISKWFPQQEILAHPNCKLFMSHGGLLSTIETVHAGVPVLALPIFGDQKMNAIRITQKGFGLSLTFSQITEENLENVLNEILDNPKYLQTAKTSSALLHDRPMPPIKIADYWIKYVVRHKGAPHLRVAGVDLPLYKYYMIDVIGVMCAVFLATSFLVVIVSKKLVGICRSKSCTNTNIKMKNE; this is translated from the exons atgaatttcaaattatatttagtGTTTTTAGTCGTAGTAACAAACAATTGTGCTAATGGTTTAAAATTGTTGCTCGTTTTTCCCATTTCGGTGAAAAGTCACTACATTCTAGGAAATGAGTTAGGGAAAGGTTTGGCGCGACTGGGAAATGAAGTTACTATTTTGGCTCCTTTTCAAGACGAAAATCCACCGGCAAACTACACGACATTGTTGCTGGATAACTTAGCTAAGTATCAGCCTG GAAATAATAACCAAAAATTTAACGCCTTCGACATGGAGAATATTTCCCCATATTTGCAAGTCTTCTACCTCTACACCGtaggttttgaaaaaatcatggaaGCAATACTGAGTCACCCGATAGTTCAAAACTTGCTCACGTCGAATCAAACCTTTGATGCGGTTATTGTGGAGCAGTTTCTGGACGACGCACTTAAAGGGTTTGCCCACCATTATAACGTTCCTTTAATTATCTTCAGTACCATAGGACCTAATGTGTGGATTAACAATTTAGTGGGAAATCCGTCAAGCCCTAGTTACATACCAGATATGTTTCTCAACCTCAAAGGAGGGGAAATGTCATTTTATGATAGAGCgtataatttcatattttcaatatatcaaaATGTCATGTTGtatcaattattttatccAAGGCAGAGCAAAGTCTTTCAAAAGTACTTCCTCAAAGCGCCTCCATTCGAGCAGGTGCAATACAACGTCTCTTTGGTGCTATTAAACTCCCACGAGTGTATTTATGAAGCAGTACCTCACGTGCCAAATATGATCGACATAGGAGGGTTTCATTTGAGCGCCCTTAAAAGATTGCCCGAAGATCTAAAAGAATTTATGGATAATGCCGAAGAAGGAGTGATATATTTCAGCTTAGGCTCCCATTCACTACCATCCACCATgccaaaagacaaaaaagatattattttgaaagtaCTGGGCGCGAGGAAGGAGAAAATACTATGGAAATGGGACGAAGACCGGCTGGAAAACCAGCCTAAGAATGTCATGATTTCCAAATGGTTTCCCCAACAGGAAATATTAG CTCATCCAAATTGCAAACTTTTTATGAGCCACGGAGGACTGCTCAGCACTATTGAAACAGTGCATGCAGGCGTACCAGTACTTGCTTTGCCAATATTTGGGGATCAGAAAATGAACGCCATTCGAATAACTCAGAAAGGATTCGGTCTAAGCCTTACATTCTCACAAATAACTGAAGAAAATCTAGAAAACGTTCTGAATGAGATTTTAGATAATCCCAA GTACCTCCAAACCGCTAAAACTTCTTCAGCCTTATTGCACGATCGCCCAATGCCCCCAATAAAAATTGCGGACTATTGGATTAAGTATGTCGTAAGACATAAGGGGGCACCACATTTACGGGTGGCGGGGGTTGACTTACCACTTTACAAATACTACATGATCGACGTCATAGGTGTCATGTGTGCAGTATTTTTGGCAACGTCCTTTCTAGTTGTGATTGTATCAAAGAAGTTGGTAGGAATATGTAGAAGCAAAAGTTGTACAAATAcgaatattaaaatgaaaaacgagTGA